One window from the genome of Vicinamibacteria bacterium encodes:
- the tig gene encoding trigger factor: MKVDYLEEGSSRRHLDIELPADDLQEAFEEGVDRLKKKVKLPGFRKGKIPRDVIRSRFRPDVLSEAVNVLVPRALNDALKEHKLYPLDDPKISKLESELGKPLRFRASFEVMPEVEAKHYEGLEVEAPKIEVTDEQVEKGLEALREEHARFDPIEVRGAQDGDIVVGDLIESPVPSGKRETHEGISFPLGSGGYHPKLHERLQGARPGDVISFEAAFPEDHQNPARASKSFLAEFRVVELKEKVLPELDDELAKDLGEFDNLDELREHLRKQARAEAERREEQELRSRLLAKLVEVNPLDAPDFLVENELDARLEAAANDLYQRGIDPNRAQIDWRNVRRNERPAAEKYVKATLLLGRIAAQENLRESDAEVDSEIEKLASALGKSASALRAQMAKEGALERLRQNLRREKAVDFIRQRAKLK; encoded by the coding sequence TTGAAGGTCGATTATCTCGAGGAGGGCTCCTCACGGCGCCATCTGGACATCGAGCTCCCCGCCGACGACCTGCAGGAAGCTTTCGAGGAGGGGGTGGACCGCCTCAAGAAGAAAGTCAAGCTTCCCGGGTTCCGCAAGGGGAAAATTCCTCGGGACGTCATTCGGTCCCGCTTCCGACCGGACGTTCTGAGCGAGGCGGTCAACGTGCTCGTGCCCCGGGCTCTGAACGACGCGTTGAAGGAGCACAAGCTCTATCCGCTCGACGATCCGAAGATCTCGAAGCTCGAGTCCGAGCTGGGAAAGCCCCTGCGCTTCCGCGCATCGTTCGAGGTGATGCCTGAAGTCGAGGCCAAGCACTACGAAGGTCTCGAGGTCGAGGCTCCCAAAATCGAGGTCACCGATGAGCAGGTCGAGAAAGGTCTCGAGGCGCTGCGCGAGGAGCACGCTCGCTTCGATCCCATCGAGGTTCGCGGGGCGCAGGATGGGGACATCGTGGTCGGAGATCTGATCGAATCACCCGTGCCCTCGGGCAAGCGCGAGACGCACGAAGGGATCTCGTTCCCGCTCGGCTCCGGAGGATATCACCCCAAGCTGCACGAACGGCTCCAGGGAGCACGGCCAGGGGATGTAATCTCCTTCGAGGCAGCCTTTCCCGAAGATCACCAGAATCCAGCCCGGGCGAGCAAGTCGTTTCTGGCCGAGTTTCGCGTCGTCGAGCTCAAAGAGAAGGTCCTGCCCGAGCTGGACGACGAGCTGGCGAAGGATCTCGGAGAGTTCGACAACCTCGATGAGCTCAGGGAGCATTTGAGAAAGCAAGCTCGAGCGGAGGCGGAGCGCCGCGAGGAACAGGAGCTCCGGAGCCGCCTCCTGGCGAAACTGGTCGAAGTCAACCCTCTCGACGCTCCCGATTTCCTCGTCGAGAACGAGCTCGACGCCCGGCTCGAGGCCGCGGCAAACGACCTGTATCAGCGCGGCATCGACCCCAATCGAGCGCAAATCGACTGGCGAAACGTGCGCCGCAACGAACGTCCTGCCGCGGAGAAATACGTAAAGGCGACGCTCCTGCTCGGGCGCATCGCCGCCCAGGAAAACTTGCGGGAATCGGACGCCGAGGTGGATTCGGAGATCGAGAAACTCGCTTCCGCCCTCGGCAAGAGCGCCTCGGCACTCAGAGCCCAGATGGCCAAGGAGGGCGCCCTCGAGCGTCTTCGGCAGAATCTGCGCCGGGAGAAGGCTGTTGACTTCATTCGGCAACGTGCTAAACTTAAATAG
- a CDS encoding M1 family metallopeptidase produces MPRRSRTSREISIPAFVFLALLAASSSRAQDEPLSPRNANYRIEVELDPETKMLTGTETLTWRNIQAIPASDLRFHLYWNAWRNNRSTWLLESRLRSNGRNRENPVEGDWSYIDVSSIELVPDVGVPGIDLTSEARFESPDDGNPEDRTLLVLPLPEAIPPEGMAQVEIAWKAKIPRTFARTGFRGDFFFIAQWFPKIAVLEETGWNAHQFHAGTEFYSDYGEYDVGITVPSEFVVGATGREVAREEANGKTRYRFQQADVHDFAWTASPDYLVFEERFDESGLPAVDMTLLLQPEHLAQKDRHFEATRAALRSYGTWYGAYPYGHVTVVDPAYGSGAGGMEYPTFFTAGTRLFNPFGGGSPEGVTVHECGHQFWYGVVGNNEFEHAWLDEGFNTFSTARTMDVTYGDRSFVKRYLNPRGTDLGGFLPVMFDDVKLDRMVSGNRLDGYRDAATWDAQSTPTYRYFPSTGGAHSYNKTALWLATLERYLGWEVLQDIMSTFFERYRFRHPRPQDFFDVANEVSGRDLSWFFDQVYRSSNDFDYGVHSVSSAPVEVAGFDEALAHHEEKSDDLFRTEVVVRRYGAATFPVDVLLTFEDGTELVHEWDGRDRWQLYVEERPSKLRFAAVDPERKLLLDIDYTNNSRLVEPKAKLPARKWASRWMIWLQDLLSTFAFFV; encoded by the coding sequence ATGCCGCGACGAAGTCGGACGAGTCGTGAAATATCCATACCGGCATTCGTTTTTCTGGCGCTCCTGGCAGCGTCCTCGTCGCGGGCTCAGGACGAGCCCCTCTCGCCTCGAAACGCCAACTACCGCATCGAGGTCGAGCTGGATCCGGAAACGAAGATGCTGACCGGCACCGAGACGCTCACCTGGCGCAACATTCAGGCGATTCCTGCCTCCGATCTTCGCTTCCACCTCTATTGGAATGCCTGGCGGAACAATCGAAGCACGTGGCTTCTCGAGTCGCGCCTCCGGTCAAACGGGCGGAACCGGGAGAACCCGGTCGAGGGGGATTGGAGCTACATCGACGTTTCTTCGATCGAGCTCGTTCCTGATGTCGGCGTTCCCGGCATCGATCTGACCTCGGAAGCACGTTTCGAGTCTCCCGACGACGGAAATCCCGAGGACCGGACGCTCCTCGTGCTACCGCTTCCCGAGGCGATTCCACCCGAGGGAATGGCACAGGTCGAGATCGCCTGGAAGGCCAAAATTCCGCGAACGTTCGCCCGTACCGGCTTTCGGGGTGATTTCTTCTTCATCGCCCAATGGTTTCCCAAGATCGCCGTTCTCGAGGAAACCGGATGGAACGCGCATCAGTTTCACGCCGGGACCGAGTTCTATTCCGATTACGGAGAGTATGACGTCGGCATCACCGTTCCAAGTGAGTTCGTGGTAGGAGCGACCGGTCGTGAAGTCGCGCGAGAGGAGGCGAACGGCAAGACGAGGTATCGGTTCCAGCAGGCAGACGTGCACGACTTCGCCTGGACGGCGAGCCCGGATTACCTCGTCTTCGAAGAGCGCTTCGACGAATCCGGTCTGCCCGCCGTGGACATGACGCTCCTGCTCCAACCCGAGCACCTGGCGCAAAAGGATAGACATTTCGAGGCAACCCGGGCGGCCTTGAGGAGCTACGGTACGTGGTACGGCGCCTACCCCTACGGACATGTCACCGTGGTCGATCCCGCTTATGGAAGTGGAGCGGGCGGCATGGAGTATCCGACTTTCTTCACCGCGGGCACGAGGCTCTTCAATCCGTTCGGTGGAGGCTCGCCCGAAGGGGTTACCGTCCACGAATGCGGACATCAATTCTGGTATGGCGTCGTTGGGAACAACGAGTTCGAGCACGCCTGGCTCGACGAGGGATTCAATACCTTCTCGACCGCGCGCACGATGGACGTGACTTACGGAGACCGTTCCTTCGTAAAGCGCTACCTCAACCCGCGGGGAACCGATCTCGGTGGCTTCCTCCCCGTCATGTTCGACGACGTCAAGCTCGATCGAATGGTCAGTGGGAATCGACTCGATGGCTATCGCGACGCGGCCACCTGGGACGCTCAGTCCACGCCGACCTATCGCTACTTTCCCTCGACCGGGGGCGCCCACAGCTATAACAAGACGGCTTTGTGGCTGGCCACGCTCGAGCGGTATCTGGGCTGGGAGGTTTTGCAGGACATCATGTCGACGTTCTTCGAAAGGTATCGGTTTCGGCACCCGAGGCCCCAGGACTTCTTCGACGTCGCCAACGAGGTGAGCGGGCGTGACCTCTCTTGGTTCTTCGACCAGGTGTATCGAAGCTCGAACGACTTCGACTATGGAGTTCACTCGGTGTCGAGCGCCCCGGTCGAAGTTGCGGGATTCGACGAGGCACTCGCTCACCACGAGGAGAAGAGCGACGATTTGTTCCGCACCGAGGTCGTCGTTCGTCGCTATGGCGCGGCGACGTTTCCCGTGGACGTGCTCCTCACTTTCGAGGATGGCACCGAGCTCGTTCACGAGTGGGACGGTCGTGACCGATGGCAGCTATACGTCGAGGAACGCCCCTCCAAGCTTCGCTTCGCCGCGGTCGATCCCGAGAGAAAGCTCCTTCTCGACATCGATTACACCAACAACTCCAGGCTCGTGGAGCCGAAGGCGAAGCTTCCCGCACGCAAATGGGCTTCCAGGTGGATGATATGGCTTCAGGACCTTCTGTCCACTTTCGCGTTCTTTGTCTGA
- the pip gene encoding prolyl aminopeptidase, translated as MNDELPPYESGHFPVGGGHRLYYERYGKRGGLPVLFVHGGPGAGFSEDDKRFFDPDRFDVLLYEQRGAGRSEPFASLEQNDTDALVEDIERLLDAFSLESVVLFGGSWGSTLSLVYAIRHPERVRALVLRGIFLANEAAIRHFVGGAVSEFFPEVWERFAALVPDDWKSGLASFYLERMLSGDEEERERYCYEWARYELALLKLDWTETPMRELLEHYNYRSLAPLEAHYTAHGCFLPEDYILKNAGALDGKPVSIVHGRYDMLCPPRQAFELHRKLPGSTLRYVRAGHSSSEEAIRTALIEELGRLARSR; from the coding sequence ATGAACGACGAGCTTCCTCCTTACGAGAGCGGGCACTTTCCCGTCGGCGGCGGCCATCGGCTCTATTACGAGCGATACGGCAAACGGGGCGGTCTTCCGGTCCTCTTCGTTCACGGCGGACCCGGCGCCGGCTTCAGCGAGGACGACAAACGTTTCTTCGACCCCGATCGGTTCGACGTGCTGCTCTACGAGCAGCGGGGCGCGGGGCGCAGCGAGCCGTTCGCGAGTCTCGAGCAGAATGACACCGACGCTCTCGTCGAGGATATCGAGCGCCTGCTCGATGCCTTCTCCCTCGAAAGCGTCGTGCTCTTCGGAGGGTCGTGGGGATCGACGCTTTCGCTCGTCTATGCGATCCGCCATCCCGAACGGGTTCGCGCGCTGGTCCTCCGGGGAATTTTTCTCGCCAACGAGGCCGCGATCCGACATTTCGTGGGAGGCGCGGTCTCAGAATTCTTCCCCGAGGTGTGGGAGCGCTTCGCGGCGCTGGTGCCCGACGACTGGAAGAGCGGCCTTGCGAGTTTCTATCTCGAACGGATGCTGTCCGGCGACGAGGAGGAGCGAGAGCGCTACTGCTACGAATGGGCGCGTTACGAGCTCGCGCTCCTCAAGCTCGACTGGACGGAGACCCCGATGCGGGAGCTTCTCGAGCACTACAACTACCGCTCGCTCGCCCCTCTCGAAGCGCATTACACGGCCCACGGGTGCTTTCTCCCCGAGGACTACATTCTAAAGAACGCGGGCGCGCTCGACGGAAAACCCGTCAGCATCGTTCACGGGCGTTACGACATGCTCTGTCCTCCCCGACAGGCGTTCGAGCTTCACCGGAAGCTACCCGGCTCGACCCTCCGATACGTTCGCGCCGGCCACTCCTCGAGCGAGGAGGCGATTCGGACGGCCCTGATCGAAGAGCTCGGCCGGCTCGCGCGGTCGCGGTAA